In Gemmatimonadota bacterium, the DNA window AACATCACGGCCTGGGTGGTCGTGATGCCGACGCCTTCCGCGCCACCCTTGGTTTTCAGACCCATGTGAACCGAGATGAGGGGGATCGAGAGCCCGAAAACCACCGCCTTCGTCAACGAGTAGAGGAGGTCCCAGTCGTGCCAGAAGAGGCGCGCCCCGTAGAAGAACGACTCCGCGCCGAGCCCGACGGTCAGATAGGCCGCCCCGGCGCCCGCGAGGATCCCGATCAAGTCCGCGATTCCGACGAGCAAGGGCAATACGAGAACTCCGGCTATGACCCGCGGCGCGGCGAGAATCGCGACCGGATCGCGGCCCAACGATTTGAACGCGTCGATCTGCTCGGAGACGACCATGGTGCCGAGTTCGGCCGTGATGCGAGCGCCGATTCGGCCCACCAGCACGAGAGCGGTCAGCACAGGACCCATCTCGAGCACGATCGTTTCCACGACCAAGCTGCCCAATACGTAGCTCGGCATGGCGCTGGTCATCTGATACCCGCCCTGCTGACTCGTCACGATCCCGGCGAGCGATCCCGTGACGATCACGATGGGGAGAGACTGGATCCCCATGATGTACATCTGATTGAGGATCGAGCGGATGGAGACCTTCAGCCGCACCATGACCAGCACGAGCTCCCAGGAGAGCACACCCAACCCGCCCGCATGCTCGAGTGTGAGGCGCGTCGTACGCCCTACGCCTGCGAACCACCTGACGATCGGGTCGGGGAGTGGAAGAGCCCCGGGAGATTGGTGGGTCACCGTCGATGGTGCTCCGGCGTGAACGAGCCCGTCGAGACGACGGTCGGTGGCAGGGAAAGTGGGCCGAACCTTCGATGAAAGCAGTACGCTAATCAAGCGGGTTCAGTTCCGTTCTGGCCCGATTCCTGCAGTTTTCCGTGACAAGCTCGCGTGGAGCGACGCTCGACCCGCTTTCGGTCGCTATCTTCCCCGCGGCCGGTTTTATGGCCACACTGGCTACCGACACGACAGCTCATGGAGCGCGGGCCCGATGAAGGCATT includes these proteins:
- a CDS encoding ABC transporter permease, yielding MTHQSPGALPLPDPIVRWFAGVGRTTRLTLEHAGGLGVLSWELVLVMVRLKVSIRSILNQMYIMGIQSLPIVIVTGSLAGIVTSQQGGYQMTSAMPSYVLGSLVVETIVLEMGPVLTALVLVGRIGARITAELGTMVVSEQIDAFKSLGRDPVAILAAPRVIAGVLVLPLLVGIADLIGILAGAGAAYLTVGLGAESFFYGARLFWHDWDLLYSLTKAVVFGLSIPLISVHMGLKTKGGAEGVGITTTQAVMFMTLTILILDAMFPPFMLN